The following are encoded together in the uncultured Sphaerochaeta sp. genome:
- a CDS encoding carbohydrate ABC transporter permease — protein sequence MKSRKQQTVYIASNILVFLFLTIIFIVPFVYIILMAAKSKQEAALLRFSLPEQNLFFQNLKEVVAYGDYRMFRALLNSTLLTVGSVALIVVFSALFAFVAQRKNDKSASILMSLLIIGLMIPPAVVPTIFLLQNLKIYKTMFGMIMIDVALFMPFATMIFRTAMSSIPRDLDEASYLDGASPLTIFFQVILPLLKPAIVTVVVTTSVNIFNDFVGPLYFLPGAKNITAPLTLYSFMSQFSTQWNLLFANVVVVSVIPLIIFIFFQRQLVAGMMGGAVKG from the coding sequence ATGAAATCCAGGAAACAACAAACTGTATATATTGCATCGAATATATTGGTCTTCCTCTTCTTGACGATCATCTTCATCGTGCCCTTTGTCTATATCATTCTCATGGCTGCCAAGAGCAAGCAAGAAGCTGCATTGCTACGTTTCAGCCTACCTGAACAGAATCTGTTTTTCCAGAATCTCAAGGAAGTCGTCGCATACGGTGATTACCGGATGTTCAGAGCACTTTTGAACAGTACTTTGCTTACCGTTGGATCAGTAGCCCTGATTGTGGTTTTCTCTGCTCTATTCGCATTCGTTGCCCAGCGGAAAAATGACAAGTCCGCCTCTATCCTGATGTCGCTCTTGATCATTGGACTGATGATACCACCAGCGGTAGTACCGACCATCTTCCTGTTACAGAACTTGAAAATCTACAAGACGATGTTTGGTATGATTATGATTGATGTGGCCTTGTTCATGCCATTTGCAACCATGATCTTCAGGACGGCGATGTCCTCCATCCCACGAGATCTTGACGAGGCATCGTATCTTGACGGGGCAAGCCCATTGACCATCTTTTTCCAGGTAATACTTCCCCTACTCAAGCCAGCAATCGTGACGGTAGTCGTAACTACGTCGGTCAATATTTTCAATGACTTCGTTGGTCCACTGTATTTCTTACCTGGAGCAAAGAACATCACCGCTCCCCTAACGCTGTACTCATTCATGAGTCAGTTCAGCACCCAGTGGAATTTGTTGTTTGCAAACGTAGTGGTAGTAAGTGTCATCCCCTTGATCATATTTATCTTCTTCCAGCGTCAGCTGGTTGCAGGAATGATGGGAGGAGCTGTCAAAGGCTGA
- a CDS encoding family 78 glycoside hydrolase catalytic domain yields MTTVSKLQINYLDHLVGITEGPQFSWVIDTPFRNCRQKQYQLQIADEASFASPLFDTGLVESSDSAQVRVPGFIPDEGVLYWARVRVVTEADSQGVSTSPFSASATMLGGLKDPDSMKDYFITAETEEDIKLSKGTYLRKAISLKKEVKSAVIFSTAQGVYQLNIDGKKVSSDELAPGWTSYDHRLLYQSYDVTDMLSAGEHVLGAHLGSLWYKSTLSFLMIHNFYGDYAALSLRMDVTYADGSKETFYSDESWRGSDSPVLNSQLYDGETYDASLEQTGWDKPGFDDTAWRAAKPVPCTSNHIEAQEGSPVALQEVMAPTLAFTTPKGERVIDFGQNMSALPEIRGQGKAGDSIVLRCFEVLDKDGNVYTENLRRAEQRITYTIKDDKPFVYRPHFTFFGFRFIHVEKFPARADLDNFKAYVIHSDMPQTGRFACSNPDLNQLQHNILWGLKSNFVDVPTDCPQRDERLGWTGDAQIFCQTASYNVNTYTFFKKWLKDLALDQTKEGGVPHVVPDVLYKYPFENWLLNKGTHSATAWADAAIINPWVLYLTFGDTAILETQYESMKGWIDFMKTHAKNNIWNYKLQFGDWVALDAEEGSYFGATPNDLTCTAYYAYSTRLFVKIARILGKEEVASEYGALHDQIVQTFQETFFNADGTMTAQTQTAHILALHFNLAPKQFVAKTVENLKKLLAEHDGHLVTGFVGTPYFCHALSSNGCLDEAYELLLKDDFPSWLYQVKKGATTIWEHWDGIKPDGSMWSPDMNSFNHYAYGAIGEWLYRVVAGLNMDEHKPGYKHTIIAPRIGGNLTWVESSYQSVYGQVGVRWEKESKTNVITLQATVPANTTATIRLLDGATLVDGDALTFTKCDDILEAEAGSGVYTIRYTMDA; encoded by the coding sequence ATGACAACAGTTTCCAAGCTGCAGATCAATTATCTTGACCATCTTGTAGGAATTACCGAGGGACCGCAATTCTCTTGGGTAATCGACACCCCATTTAGGAATTGTAGACAGAAACAGTATCAATTACAAATAGCTGATGAAGCATCCTTTGCCTCACCTCTGTTCGACACCGGCCTGGTAGAGAGCAGTGATTCTGCACAGGTTCGCGTGCCAGGATTCATCCCAGATGAAGGAGTTCTCTACTGGGCACGGGTGAGAGTCGTTACCGAAGCAGATAGCCAGGGAGTCTCCACCTCACCATTCAGTGCAAGTGCAACTATGCTCGGAGGCTTGAAAGACCCTGACTCCATGAAAGATTATTTCATTACCGCGGAGACAGAAGAGGACATCAAGCTTTCCAAAGGAACCTATCTCAGAAAAGCCATCTCCCTGAAGAAAGAGGTGAAATCAGCGGTAATCTTCTCCACCGCACAGGGCGTCTATCAGCTGAATATCGACGGCAAGAAGGTTTCAAGTGATGAACTTGCCCCAGGATGGACCAGCTATGATCATCGCCTGCTCTACCAAAGCTACGATGTAACTGACATGCTCTCAGCCGGTGAGCATGTACTTGGTGCACACCTTGGTTCTCTCTGGTATAAAAGCACACTCAGCTTCCTGATGATCCACAATTTCTACGGCGATTATGCAGCCCTCTCACTTCGTATGGATGTTACCTATGCTGATGGAAGCAAAGAGACGTTCTACAGTGATGAGAGCTGGAGAGGCAGCGACAGTCCGGTCCTGAATTCACAGCTCTATGATGGGGAGACCTATGATGCTTCCCTTGAACAGACTGGTTGGGACAAACCAGGGTTTGATGACACTGCATGGCGTGCAGCTAAACCAGTTCCTTGTACTTCAAACCACATTGAGGCACAGGAGGGTTCTCCTGTCGCGCTTCAGGAGGTCATGGCCCCAACTCTTGCATTCACTACTCCCAAGGGAGAGAGGGTCATCGATTTCGGACAGAACATGAGTGCTCTTCCGGAGATTAGAGGCCAAGGGAAGGCTGGCGATTCGATTGTCTTGCGTTGTTTCGAAGTACTGGATAAGGACGGTAACGTCTACACCGAAAACCTTCGCAGGGCTGAACAGCGAATCACCTATACCATCAAGGATGACAAACCATTTGTGTATCGTCCCCATTTCACCTTCTTTGGGTTCCGGTTCATTCATGTGGAAAAATTCCCCGCTCGTGCAGATCTAGATAATTTCAAAGCCTATGTTATTCACTCTGACATGCCGCAAACAGGCAGATTTGCATGTTCCAATCCTGATCTGAACCAACTGCAGCATAATATCCTGTGGGGATTGAAGAGTAATTTCGTTGATGTCCCCACTGACTGCCCTCAGCGTGATGAGCGTCTTGGATGGACGGGGGATGCCCAGATTTTCTGTCAGACAGCCAGCTATAATGTGAACACCTACACCTTCTTCAAGAAATGGCTCAAGGACCTTGCTCTTGACCAGACCAAGGAAGGGGGTGTTCCCCATGTAGTGCCCGATGTACTATATAAGTATCCGTTTGAAAACTGGTTGCTCAACAAGGGAACCCATTCAGCTACTGCCTGGGCTGATGCTGCGATCATCAATCCATGGGTGCTTTATCTCACCTTTGGTGATACAGCAATCCTGGAGACTCAGTATGAGAGCATGAAGGGCTGGATTGACTTCATGAAAACCCATGCCAAGAACAACATCTGGAACTACAAGCTTCAGTTTGGCGACTGGGTTGCCTTGGATGCCGAGGAAGGAAGCTACTTTGGAGCCACTCCAAACGACCTGACATGTACTGCATACTATGCCTATTCCACCAGACTTTTTGTCAAGATTGCAAGGATTCTTGGAAAGGAAGAGGTAGCAAGCGAGTATGGGGCCCTGCATGATCAGATTGTACAGACATTCCAAGAAACCTTCTTCAACGCCGATGGTACCATGACCGCCCAGACACAGACTGCTCATATTCTTGCTCTTCACTTCAATCTTGCTCCCAAGCAGTTTGTTGCAAAGACCGTAGAGAATTTAAAGAAGTTGCTGGCTGAGCATGATGGACACCTGGTGACAGGATTTGTCGGTACCCCGTACTTCTGTCATGCACTCTCTTCCAACGGTTGCCTTGATGAAGCATATGAGTTGTTGCTCAAGGATGACTTCCCTTCCTGGCTGTATCAGGTTAAGAAAGGAGCTACCACAATCTGGGAGCACTGGGATGGAATCAAACCGGATGGATCCATGTGGAGCCCGGACATGAACTCATTCAACCACTATGCCTACGGTGCAATTGGTGAGTGGTTGTACCGTGTTGTTGCAGGTCTGAACATGGATGAGCACAAACCAGGATACAAGCATACGATCATCGCCCCAAGGATCGGAGGAAATCTTACTTGGGTGGAATCCTCCTATCAATCGGTATATGGACAGGTGGGTGTCCGCTGGGAGAAAGAGAGCAAGACAAACGTTATAACCTTGCAAGCAACGGTTCCAGCCAATACCACCGCCACTATTCGATTGCTGGATGGGGCCACATTGGTTGATGGTGATGCCCTCACGTTTACCAAATGTGACGACATACTGGAAGCTGAAGCGGGTTCAGGGGTATATACGATTCGCTACACGATGGACGCATAA
- a CDS encoding RDD family protein translates to MEQINHYASLSRRFAAYLIDHLLTALLMSPLILWYLKGLFSEASGIYLLAYSGPVLFLLILIRLIYLSVLWTTRFGTIGCHLLSICVCTSQGNKPSYAKTLLRYLVLFCSTCLLGLGWISILFTEKRQALCDLGAKTVVMVTVARTDDRADNALPDTPDTLHNSSDQGH, encoded by the coding sequence ATGGAACAGATAAACCACTATGCATCTCTTTCAAGACGCTTTGCAGCATATTTGATTGACCATCTGCTTACCGCGTTGCTGATGTCTCCCTTGATCCTTTGGTATCTGAAGGGATTGTTCAGTGAGGCAAGCGGGATATATCTCCTTGCCTATAGTGGTCCGGTACTTTTTCTACTTATCCTGATCCGATTGATTTATCTCTCGGTGCTTTGGACGACAAGGTTTGGCACTATCGGTTGTCATCTACTTTCAATCTGCGTTTGTACTTCACAAGGAAACAAGCCATCCTATGCTAAAACGCTTCTCCGGTATCTTGTCCTTTTCTGCTCAACCTGTCTTCTTGGCCTTGGCTGGATATCCATCCTATTCACTGAAAAGCGTCAGGCACTCTGTGACCTTGGGGCAAAAACAGTGGTAATGGTTACTGTAGCAAGGACGGATGATAGAGCGGATAACGCTCTGCCTGATACACCCGATACCCTGCATAACTCGTCGGATCAGGGTCATTGA
- a CDS encoding aryl-sulfate sulfotransferase — protein MNKQLRRLIALISLALFALFLVYILRRPFSIEVTRFEKSPLTALVVIESREASQVSLVIRGRNQDDMAVTFAGYDTYHEIPVLSLYPGTKNEVAFDLITRDGESFQQTVTIMTEELPEDFPEIGYERVIPDQIAEGFTFLHLGRYDEDGNYGALPCAVDSYGIVRWYYQGDIGHVMKMTEQGTLLIQEGDSLVEMDLMGRKIRTLPPLMYGLHHDVAFMENGNLLALSTAPSSFEDGVVELDGETGSYIQGWDFREILDKDRPPQPRNLEPADWLHLNGIDYDYRDDSFIVSGRDQSAVVKVDRESGKLMWILGNHEHWEEAYQPYLLQPEGSPFPWQWGQHAPMVHPELPGRVLLYDNGNERSYTDPIDPTENYSRAVEFEIDEDYMTVRQVWEYGTGNGSASFTPFIGDANYLENGNRLICFGGITKNLEGEAVELFDFVNNSLNAMKISAKVIEVTSDYPAKEVLVFSFNDPDPTSYAGYRVYQAERYPLYHPSLLQ, from the coding sequence ATGAATAAGCAGCTACGACGTCTCATTGCCCTTATAAGTCTCGCATTATTTGCCCTATTCCTTGTCTATATTCTGAGAAGGCCATTCAGCATTGAGGTAACACGTTTTGAAAAGTCCCCTTTAACGGCCTTGGTAGTGATTGAGTCCAGGGAAGCATCCCAGGTTTCCCTAGTCATACGAGGGAGAAACCAGGATGACATGGCCGTCACGTTTGCTGGTTATGATACTTATCATGAGATTCCTGTTCTGTCTCTCTACCCAGGGACCAAGAATGAGGTGGCGTTTGATCTCATTACAAGAGACGGTGAAAGCTTCCAACAAACGGTGACCATAATGACCGAGGAACTCCCAGAGGATTTTCCCGAGATTGGTTATGAACGAGTGATTCCCGACCAGATAGCAGAAGGTTTTACCTTCTTGCACCTCGGTCGCTATGATGAAGATGGAAACTATGGTGCACTTCCCTGTGCCGTTGATTCCTACGGCATTGTTCGTTGGTATTACCAGGGAGATATCGGTCATGTCATGAAGATGACAGAGCAGGGAACCCTTCTGATCCAGGAGGGAGATTCTCTTGTAGAGATGGACCTGATGGGTAGGAAGATACGAACACTCCCTCCTCTTATGTATGGCCTGCACCACGACGTGGCATTTATGGAAAACGGAAACCTCCTTGCCTTAAGCACTGCTCCTTCTTCATTTGAGGACGGGGTGGTGGAACTTGATGGGGAGACAGGATCCTATATACAAGGTTGGGATTTTCGCGAAATCCTTGACAAGGATCGTCCTCCCCAGCCAAGGAACCTGGAACCTGCTGACTGGCTCCACCTCAATGGCATTGATTATGACTATCGTGATGACAGCTTTATTGTCAGTGGTAGGGACCAGAGTGCTGTGGTGAAGGTCGACCGGGAGAGTGGAAAGCTAATGTGGATACTGGGAAATCATGAGCATTGGGAAGAAGCGTATCAGCCATATCTCTTACAACCCGAGGGGAGCCCTTTCCCCTGGCAGTGGGGCCAGCATGCCCCGATGGTACATCCTGAGCTACCAGGAAGGGTTCTGTTATACGACAATGGCAATGAGCGCTCCTATACTGACCCGATCGACCCCACGGAGAATTACTCCCGGGCTGTTGAGTTTGAGATCGATGAGGATTACATGACCGTACGACAGGTTTGGGAATATGGGACTGGAAACGGCAGCGCTAGCTTCACCCCCTTTATCGGGGATGCAAACTATCTGGAGAATGGGAATCGTCTGATCTGCTTCGGGGGTATTACCAAGAATTTGGAGGGAGAGGCAGTTGAACTCTTTGATTTTGTGAACAACTCCCTGAATGCCATGAAAATTTCAGCGAAGGTCATAGAGGTTACCTCTGACTATCCGGCCAAGGAAGTTCTGGTATTCTCCTTCAATGACCCTGATCCGACGAGTTATGCAGGGTATCGGGTGTATCAGGCAGAGCGTTATCCGCTCTATCATCCGTCCTTGCTACAGTAA
- a CDS encoding DUF1295 domain-containing protein gives MKANPTTILIFFVMVILLSGFVVLGPFADESVLYQVGSITLGTVLVSFWFSLLTDDYSWTDRLWSTLPVAFAWIYAYKAGFSSPAVVASLLVTIWGARLTFNFSRRGGYTGEEDYRWKILYEKIGNPVRWFFFNLLFIALYQQFLFIAFTSPLGLLPSTTAPFTTLSYIAIFLFICFLSIETIADQQQYTFQQAKYQLLPRKEELENEYTQGFRSSGLFRYSRHPNYLGELGVWWSIYLYSVSFHDFLLHYTIAGPLLLTLLFIGSTIFTESITSSKYPEYAAYKEKAGAIIFRFR, from the coding sequence ATGAAAGCAAATCCAACAACCATCCTTATCTTCTTTGTTATGGTGATCCTCTTATCTGGCTTTGTAGTTTTGGGGCCGTTCGCTGATGAATCAGTGCTGTATCAGGTGGGGAGTATCACATTGGGAACAGTGTTGGTAAGTTTTTGGTTTTCGCTACTCACAGATGATTACTCGTGGACCGACCGTCTCTGGAGTACGCTGCCTGTAGCATTTGCCTGGATTTATGCCTACAAAGCGGGTTTTTCCTCCCCAGCAGTTGTTGCATCCCTGTTGGTTACCATCTGGGGAGCAAGGCTAACCTTCAACTTTTCCCGTCGTGGAGGGTATACTGGGGAAGAGGATTATCGTTGGAAAATTCTGTATGAGAAAATTGGGAACCCAGTTCGGTGGTTCTTTTTCAACTTGCTCTTTATTGCTCTCTACCAGCAGTTCCTGTTTATTGCATTCACCAGCCCACTTGGGTTACTCCCATCAACGACTGCGCCTTTCACCACACTTTCCTACATCGCAATCTTCTTGTTTATCTGTTTCCTGAGTATCGAGACCATTGCAGACCAACAGCAGTACACCTTCCAGCAAGCTAAGTACCAGCTGCTTCCCAGAAAGGAAGAACTTGAGAATGAGTATACCCAAGGATTTCGTAGCTCTGGCCTTTTTAGATACAGTCGTCACCCCAACTACTTAGGCGAGCTAGGGGTGTGGTGGTCAATCTACCTCTATTCGGTCTCCTTCCATGACTTCTTGTTGCACTACACCATCGCTGGCCCTCTCTTACTGACGTTGTTGTTCATCGGCTCCACGATCTTCACAGAAAGTATCACTTCCTCGAAATATCCAGAGTATGCTGCATACAAAGAGAAGGCGGGTGCAATTATCTTCCGATTCAGGTAG
- a CDS encoding bifunctional methionine sulfoxide reductase B/A protein has translation MKTVFMIIALLLVVFLLLSFALYKRETPTISEEEVPMADTERFTYQPLDEALKNSLTREERSIIVEKATERAFTGEYTDTTDWGTYYCKWCESPLYSSESKFHSGCGWPSFDEEIPHAVKRKIDADGMRTEILCATCGGHLGHVFEGERFTDTNTRHCVNSLSLVFRDGAPVAEAVFAGGCFWGVEHLFAQREGVYSAVSGYTGGTVENPSYHDVLSHTTGHLEAVKVLYNPLEISYEELTKYFLEIHDPTQANGQGPDIGNQYLSAIFYRSRHEFDVGVRLIGILEGKGLKIATTLRPAAVFYPAEEYHQDYYEKKGTLPYCHAYTKRF, from the coding sequence ATGAAAACAGTCTTTATGATTATTGCATTACTCTTGGTTGTGTTCCTGCTGCTCTCATTTGCCTTGTATAAACGAGAAACCCCAACAATAAGTGAGGAAGAAGTACCCATGGCTGATACAGAACGATTCACCTACCAACCTCTTGATGAGGCATTGAAGAATTCCCTTACCAGAGAGGAGCGATCCATCATTGTGGAAAAGGCCACTGAACGAGCCTTTACCGGTGAGTATACCGATACAACAGATTGGGGAACCTACTACTGCAAGTGGTGTGAATCCCCCCTCTACAGCTCAGAGAGCAAGTTCCACTCCGGCTGTGGATGGCCCTCCTTCGATGAGGAGATTCCCCATGCAGTAAAACGTAAGATTGATGCCGACGGAATGCGCACTGAAATACTATGTGCCACCTGTGGTGGCCACCTGGGACACGTCTTTGAAGGGGAACGCTTCACCGATACCAATACAAGGCACTGCGTGAATTCCCTCTCCTTGGTCTTCAGGGATGGGGCACCGGTGGCTGAGGCTGTGTTTGCCGGAGGATGCTTCTGGGGAGTCGAACACCTGTTCGCCCAGAGGGAAGGCGTATACTCAGCAGTGTCTGGTTATACGGGGGGAACTGTCGAGAATCCAAGCTACCATGATGTATTGAGCCATACCACAGGGCATTTGGAGGCAGTCAAGGTGCTTTACAACCCATTGGAAATTTCCTACGAGGAACTTACCAAGTATTTCCTTGAGATCCACGACCCCACCCAGGCCAATGGACAGGGACCGGATATCGGGAACCAATATCTTTCTGCAATCTTCTACCGATCAAGACACGAGTTTGATGTGGGAGTACGTCTTATAGGAATCCTTGAGGGAAAGGGATTGAAGATAGCTACCACCCTCCGCCCGGCAGCTGTGTTCTACCCAGCGGAAGAGTATCATCAGGATTACTACGAAAAGAAGGGAACCCTTCCCTACTGCCACGCATATACCAAACGGTTTTAA
- a CDS encoding AzlC family ABC transporter permease — MESATHDKLTFREGCIEGFPIFVGYFPTAMAFGLVCRDLGMRIWEAVLFSLTNFAGSGQFLAANLIGGGALLAELFVSVLLVNLRYSFMGAELNRNLEKGVRGWKKALLAHGTTDEVFSVAVLHRQSISKEYLAGLELTAYSGWVSGTAVGFLVGMILPSALQLAVGVTLYAMFSSLLAQEFHQKGFNVLVIAGFSAALNSYLIVQWSLAIGWSFVISMLSASLLGALIISDSEDSI, encoded by the coding sequence ATGGAATCAGCAACGCACGACAAACTCACCTTCCGGGAAGGTTGCATCGAAGGATTTCCCATTTTTGTTGGGTATTTCCCAACCGCTATGGCCTTCGGTCTTGTTTGCAGGGATCTTGGAATGCGCATCTGGGAAGCGGTACTTTTTTCGTTAACTAATTTTGCTGGCAGCGGACAGTTTCTTGCAGCGAATCTCATCGGAGGGGGAGCACTTCTGGCTGAGTTGTTCGTCAGTGTCTTGTTGGTAAACCTGCGCTACTCCTTCATGGGAGCTGAACTCAATAGGAATCTTGAGAAGGGGGTCAGAGGCTGGAAGAAGGCATTGCTTGCCCATGGTACCACTGATGAAGTATTCAGCGTCGCTGTCCTCCATAGGCAATCCATCAGCAAAGAGTATCTGGCGGGATTGGAATTGACTGCATATAGTGGTTGGGTCAGCGGTACAGCCGTTGGCTTCCTTGTAGGTATGATTCTTCCTTCTGCACTCCAGCTTGCAGTTGGGGTAACCCTCTATGCAATGTTCAGCTCCCTTTTGGCACAGGAGTTCCACCAAAAGGGATTCAACGTTCTTGTAATTGCAGGATTCTCGGCAGCGCTGAACTCCTACCTGATCGTGCAGTGGTCATTGGCGATTGGCTGGTCATTCGTCATCAGTATGCTTTCAGCAAGCTTGCTTGGCGCCCTGATCATCAGTGATAGTGAGGATTCGATATGA
- a CDS encoding AzlD domain-containing protein — protein MMNSFPFLIPILVSALATFLVRALPYYASFLDKLPRFLSRSLRLLPIAALGPLIFPGVILDFQGHWYAGLIGVLCAAFIAYRKNSMIFPILLSILVTYLLLL, from the coding sequence ATGATGAACTCATTTCCATTCCTTATCCCTATCCTTGTCAGTGCACTGGCCACTTTTCTGGTGAGGGCACTTCCCTATTATGCCTCCTTCCTTGACAAGCTCCCGAGATTTCTCTCCAGGAGTCTTCGCCTTCTCCCCATTGCTGCACTTGGCCCCCTCATTTTTCCCGGTGTCATCCTTGACTTCCAAGGACACTGGTATGCAGGGCTTATCGGTGTCCTCTGCGCGGCATTCATAGCCTACCGCAAAAACAGTATGATTTTCCCGATACTCCTGAGTATTTTGGTTACCTATCTCCTGTTACTCTAG
- a CDS encoding TatD family hydrolase, whose product MFDAHRHYGSSMGENALYATSSRDEWELLSSLIPPAVGGVGALAEKPLPEIGALEYILKKYPLLQISEVGLDRRFPEIEKQEAFLKDTLALAFELGRSVSLHCVKEDGRMLSLLRALQPNLPVLLWHGYTGSWETAQEAAKLGVILSYGSRLFGSKLAREGELLVTLPYALETDFQMGDYSQILWTQIENFSKLSGCSHDELIRNNNEIRTILTHNTSTR is encoded by the coding sequence ATGTTTGACGCACATCGCCACTATGGCTCCAGCATGGGAGAGAACGCACTCTATGCCACCAGCAGCAGAGATGAGTGGGAATTACTCTCCTCGCTCATACCTCCGGCGGTGGGGGGGGTCGGAGCACTTGCAGAGAAGCCACTACCGGAAATTGGTGCTCTTGAGTACATACTGAAAAAGTATCCATTACTGCAGATATCTGAGGTAGGACTGGATAGAAGATTTCCTGAAATTGAGAAGCAAGAAGCATTCCTGAAAGATACCCTCGCCTTGGCTTTTGAACTGGGGCGAAGTGTAAGTTTGCACTGCGTAAAGGAAGACGGAAGGATGCTCTCCCTTCTTCGCGCCCTCCAGCCAAACCTCCCGGTACTTCTCTGGCACGGCTATACTGGAAGCTGGGAGACTGCACAGGAGGCTGCCAAGCTTGGCGTCATACTTAGTTATGGGAGCAGGCTCTTTGGGAGCAAACTGGCAAGAGAGGGGGAGCTATTGGTCACCCTTCCCTATGCCTTGGAAACTGATTTCCAGATGGGGGATTATTCCCAGATACTCTGGACACAGATTGAGAACTTCAGCAAACTCAGTGGATGCTCCCATGATGAATTGATAAGGAACAATAATGAGATCAGAACAATTCTTACGCATAACACGTCTACTCGGTGA
- a CDS encoding tRNA threonylcarbamoyladenosine dehydratase: MRSEQFLRITRLLGEEPVERLHKKHVVVVGLGAVGGMALESLVRSGVGNLRIVDFDTVGITNLNRQILATYETLGKPKTEVAKQRILAINPECNVEVLPLFVQHETLDTIFCGPVDLVVDAIDSLNPKCALLEVAYKRGIPVVSSMGAALRRDPSLVRKADLMDTFGCPLARQVRGNLRKRGVGRGIEVIFSPELVRFTYKAPEEEEHADFNEQISSRGRRRNVLGSLPTITGIFGQNLAHLALTKLLDQEMLSGEEAWNPQGKQS; the protein is encoded by the coding sequence ATGAGATCAGAACAATTCTTACGCATAACACGTCTACTCGGTGAGGAACCGGTGGAACGCCTTCATAAGAAACACGTGGTGGTAGTCGGCCTTGGGGCGGTCGGGGGAATGGCATTGGAATCCCTGGTCAGAAGCGGTGTCGGCAACCTAAGAATCGTTGACTTTGACACAGTGGGGATCACCAACTTGAATCGGCAGATCCTTGCCACCTATGAAACCCTGGGAAAGCCGAAGACTGAAGTCGCGAAACAACGTATCCTCGCCATCAACCCGGAGTGCAACGTTGAGGTGCTTCCTCTCTTTGTACAGCATGAGACATTGGATACCATTTTCTGTGGGCCAGTAGACTTGGTGGTCGATGCCATCGATTCACTCAATCCCAAATGTGCATTATTGGAAGTAGCTTATAAGCGAGGCATTCCGGTAGTGAGCAGCATGGGGGCAGCACTGAGGAGAGATCCCTCCCTTGTCCGCAAAGCCGACCTGATGGATACCTTCGGTTGCCCCCTTGCTCGTCAGGTGAGGGGAAATCTCCGCAAACGAGGAGTAGGAAGGGGAATCGAAGTCATCTTCTCCCCGGAGCTGGTACGTTTTACCTACAAAGCTCCAGAGGAAGAAGAACATGCTGACTTCAATGAGCAGATCAGCAGCAGGGGAAGAAGACGCAATGTATTGGGGAGCTTGCCTACCATAACTGGAATATTTGGGCAGAATCTTGCCCATCTTGCGCTAACCAAGCTTCTGGATCAGGAGATGCTCAGCGGAGAAGAAGCATGGAATCCCCAGGGGAAACAATCCTAA
- a CDS encoding carbohydrate-binding family 9-like protein: protein METQPTLIVGNALERSLPVALVPCWGTYEKTEGSLRLAREGNTLFLRYMVRTPFLRRMVQEHNLDVSADSCVGLLIKAEEAEQYLHLQCSASGALRSWWINREGERTLLPFPLLETIPVTVTLLENSNAQSRWSVEIHLDLKELNISAESRLLGNFYSCCELPEQKYYLLAQETGTLEPDMEVPSAFMRLESH, encoded by the coding sequence ATGGAAACACAACCCACACTCATCGTTGGTAATGCACTTGAAAGAAGCCTTCCCGTTGCATTGGTTCCCTGTTGGGGCACCTATGAGAAAACGGAAGGATCGTTGCGTCTTGCCAGAGAGGGAAATACCCTCTTTCTGCGCTATATGGTGCGTACACCTTTTCTAAGACGGATGGTGCAGGAACACAATCTGGATGTAAGCGCCGATTCCTGTGTTGGCTTACTGATCAAGGCAGAGGAGGCAGAGCAGTATCTGCATCTTCAGTGCAGTGCCTCAGGAGCCCTTCGCTCTTGGTGGATCAACAGGGAAGGGGAGAGAACCCTGCTTCCCTTCCCTCTGTTGGAGACGATACCGGTCACGGTGACCCTTTTGGAGAACTCCAATGCTCAAAGCCGTTGGAGTGTTGAGATACATCTGGACCTGAAGGAACTCAACATATCAGCTGAGAGCCGGCTCCTGGGAAATTTCTACAGTTGCTGTGAGCTACCTGAGCAGAAGTATTACTTGCTTGCGCAGGAGACAGGAACCCTTGAACCCGATATGGAAGTTCCTTCCGCCTTCATGAGGCTGGAATCCCATTAG